Proteins encoded in a region of the Zea mays cultivar B73 chromosome 4, Zm-B73-REFERENCE-NAM-5.0, whole genome shotgun sequence genome:
- the LOC100282014 gene encoding protein aq_1857, producing MASSSSRPLLCRLAELASGRVRANYRMLSSAFSSTASTERVSQSPAEPEAVLMTEGCVRRLKELHAKEPSSEGKMLRLSVEAGGCSGFQYSFALDDKKNSDDRVFETDGVKLVVDDISYDFVKGATVDYEEELIRSAFVVSTNPSAVGGCSCKSSFMVK from the exons atggcgtcgtcgtcgtcgcggcCCCTGCTCTGCCGCCTCGCGGAACTGGCCAGCGGCCGCGTCCGCGCCAACTACCGCATGCTCTCATCCGCCTTTTCATCCACTGCCTCCACCGAGAGGGTTTCGCAGTCGCCGGCGGAGCCCGAGGCGGTGCTCATGACGGAAGGTTGCGTCCGG AGATTAAAAGAATTACATGCTAAAGAACCATCCTCTGAAGGTAAGATGCTGCGCTTAAGCGTTGAAGCTGGTGGATGTTCTGGGTTTCAATATTCTTTCGCTCTTGATGACAAGAAAAACTCAGATGATAG GGTTTTTGAGACTGATGGTGTTAAATTGGTCGTGGATGACATCTCATATGACTTTGTAAAAGGTGCCACTGTGGATTATGAGGAGGAACTTATACGTTCAGCGTTCGTG GTTTCAACAAATCCTAGTGCTGTTGGGGGCTGCAGCTGCAAGAGTTCTTTCATGGTGAAATAG
- the LOC100282014 gene encoding protein aq_1857 isoform X1, translating into MASSSSRPLLCRLAELASGRVRANYRMLSSAFSSTASTERVSQSPAEPEAVLMTEGCVRRLKELHAKEPSSEGKMLRLSVEAGGCSGFQYSFALDDKKNSDDRVFETDGVKLVVDDISYDFVKGATVDYEEELIRSAFVGHLVAGLEQGGVASLDSRIDSINISGLVERS; encoded by the exons atggcgtcgtcgtcgtcgcggcCCCTGCTCTGCCGCCTCGCGGAACTGGCCAGCGGCCGCGTCCGCGCCAACTACCGCATGCTCTCATCCGCCTTTTCATCCACTGCCTCCACCGAGAGGGTTTCGCAGTCGCCGGCGGAGCCCGAGGCGGTGCTCATGACGGAAGGTTGCGTCCGG AGATTAAAAGAATTACATGCTAAAGAACCATCCTCTGAAGGTAAGATGCTGCGCTTAAGCGTTGAAGCTGGTGGATGTTCTGGGTTTCAATATTCTTTCGCTCTTGATGACAAGAAAAACTCAGATGATAG GGTTTTTGAGACTGATGGTGTTAAATTGGTCGTGGATGACATCTCATATGACTTTGTAAAAGGTGCCACTGTGGATTATGAGGAGGAACTTATACGTTCAGCGTTCGTG GGACACTTGGTGGCAGGCCTTGAACAAGGTGGGGTTGCATCACTTGACTCCAGGATTGACAGCATCAATATTTCAGGATTGGTGGAAAGAAGCTGA
- the LOC100282014 gene encoding protein aq_1857 isoform X3 has product MASSSSRPLLCRLAELASGRVRANYRMLSSAFSSTASTERVSQSPAEPEAVLMTEGCVRRLKELHAKEPSSEGKMLRLSVEAGGCSGFQYSFALDDKKNSDDRVFETDGVKLVVDDISYDFVKGATVDYEEELIRSAFVSLIFILEVLYGWFNHI; this is encoded by the exons atggcgtcgtcgtcgtcgcggcCCCTGCTCTGCCGCCTCGCGGAACTGGCCAGCGGCCGCGTCCGCGCCAACTACCGCATGCTCTCATCCGCCTTTTCATCCACTGCCTCCACCGAGAGGGTTTCGCAGTCGCCGGCGGAGCCCGAGGCGGTGCTCATGACGGAAGGTTGCGTCCGG AGATTAAAAGAATTACATGCTAAAGAACCATCCTCTGAAGGTAAGATGCTGCGCTTAAGCGTTGAAGCTGGTGGATGTTCTGGGTTTCAATATTCTTTCGCTCTTGATGACAAGAAAAACTCAGATGATAG GGTTTTTGAGACTGATGGTGTTAAATTGGTCGTGGATGACATCTCATATGACTTTGTAAAAGGTGCCACTGTGGATTATGAGGAGGAACTTATACGTTCAGCGTTCGTG AGCCTTATTTTTATCCTTGAAGTTCTGTATGGCTGGTTCAATCACATTTGA
- the LOC100282014 gene encoding protein aq_1857 isoform X2, with amino-acid sequence MASSSSRPLLCRLAELASGRVRANYRMLSSAFSSTASTERVSQSPAEPEAVLMTEGCVRRLKELHAKEPSSEGKMLRLSVEAGGCSGFQYSFALDDKKNSDDRVFETDGVKLVVDDISYDFVKGATVDYEEELIRSAFVDWWKEAECQVSTNPSAVGGCSCKSSFMVK; translated from the exons atggcgtcgtcgtcgtcgcggcCCCTGCTCTGCCGCCTCGCGGAACTGGCCAGCGGCCGCGTCCGCGCCAACTACCGCATGCTCTCATCCGCCTTTTCATCCACTGCCTCCACCGAGAGGGTTTCGCAGTCGCCGGCGGAGCCCGAGGCGGTGCTCATGACGGAAGGTTGCGTCCGG AGATTAAAAGAATTACATGCTAAAGAACCATCCTCTGAAGGTAAGATGCTGCGCTTAAGCGTTGAAGCTGGTGGATGTTCTGGGTTTCAATATTCTTTCGCTCTTGATGACAAGAAAAACTCAGATGATAG GGTTTTTGAGACTGATGGTGTTAAATTGGTCGTGGATGACATCTCATATGACTTTGTAAAAGGTGCCACTGTGGATTATGAGGAGGAACTTATACGTTCAGCGTTCGTG GATTGGTGGAAAGAAGCTGAGTGTCAG GTTTCAACAAATCCTAGTGCTGTTGGGGGCTGCAGCTGCAAGAGTTCTTTCATGGTGAAATAG